The nucleotide sequence TCTCGGCGCACGAGGCGTTGCTGAGCGGGCTCGATGCCTTCGCTCAGACCGCAGACGCTCACCTTGCTGCGCTGCTCCAAACGGAGCTGCACGAGCCTCTCGATCACTACCGGGCGGCGAAGATGCGGCTGGGCGCTCTCGATTTCCTCGATCTTCTGCTGTACGCGCGTGACCTCGTCCGCGACCATGCGGAGGTCCGGCGCGATTTCCAGCGGCGGTTCACCCACATCTTCGTGGACGAGTTCCAGGATACCGATCCGCTCCAGGCAGAGCTCCTTCTCTTGATCGCGGCAAACGATCCCGACCTGCGCGATTGGCGTGCAGCGGTGCCGGAAGCCGGCAAGCTGTTCATCGTCGGCGATCCCAAACAGTCGATCTATCGCTTCAGGCGCGCTGATGTTGGCGTCTATCAGGACGTGCGCGAGCAGCTGCGGCGGGCGGGCGCCGCATGCCCAGTGCTCACCACGAACTTCCGATCGGTGCCACGGCTGCAGCGCTTCGTCAACGCTGCGTTCCAGCCCTGCATACGCGCCGACGACGTGTCGTTGCAGGCGGCCTACGTGCCGTTGTCATCCTCGCGTGTAGACGAGGGCTCGCAGCCGGCTGTCGTCGCGCTGCCGGTGCCGGATCCGTATGGAGGCCGCGATGGTCGAACCGTGACCGAGCGCGCCATCGAGACGTCTCTTCCCCAAGCGGTTGGCGCGTTCCTCGCTTGGCTGGTCAACGATAGCGGGTGGACGATCACCGAGCGAGAGGCGCCGGACCAGCTCGCGCCGGTCGCGGCGCGGCATGTGTGCCTGCTGTTTCGACGCTTCGACGTCCGGCGATTCGACGGCCGTCTCGACGACATCACGCGGCCCTACGTGGAGGCGCTCGAGTCGCGAGGGATTCCGCATTTGCTCGTTGGGGGTAAGTCCTTTCACGATCGCGAGGAAATCGAAGCCGTGCGCACGGCGCTGACGGCGCTCGAGTGGCCCGACGATGAGCTCTCGATCTACGGAACACTTCGCGGGATGCTGTTTGGTGTCCGGGACGAGCTCCTCTTCGAATATCGGCGAATCGTCCGGCGTCTTCACCCATTCAAGCGTCCGACCAATCCGGTGCCGGAGCAGCTGTCGCCCATCGTTGCGGCCCTCGATCTTCTCGGCGAGCTGTACACGCGTCGAAACTCGCGACCGGTTGCGGAGACCATTGCAAGGTTGCTCGATGCCACCCGAGCGCATGTTGCGCTGGCGCTACGTCCCGCGGGCGAGCAGGCGCTTGCCAACGTGCACCATATCGTGGAGCTTGCCCGCCAGTACGAGGCGGCTGGCGGCTTCTCCTTCCGTGGCTTCGTCGACGCATTGCGCGAAGAGGCGGAGCGGTCGCGTGTTGCCGAAGCGCCAGTTCTCGAAGCGGGCAGCGACGGTGTCCGCTTGATGACCACGCATCGCGCCAAGGGGTTGGAGTTCCCGGTTGTCGTGTTGGTCGATCCAGGATGCAAGCTCTCGCGCGGCTTCGCGAGCCGCTGGATCGACCGCCACTCGGTCCGTGCAGCTGTCAGTCTCACGGGCTGGGCACCGGTCGAGCTGCGCGAGCACGAGCAAGAGGAGGCGCTGCGTGACGAGGCGGAGGCTGTACGCGTGGCTTACGTGGCGGCTACGCGCGCGCGCGATCTCTTGGTGGTGCCCACCGTGGGTGATGGCCCCCGGCACGGCGGGTGGTTGTCACCACTCAACCAAGCGATCTATCCGGATGAGGACCGCCGGCGGGATCCCCTGCCCGCGCCCCGATGCCCGACATTTGGGAATGACAGCGTCCGTACCCGAGACGTTGGTGCCACCCCCATCTGGAACGTTCGACCGGGCGGTCACCGCTTCGGCGGGTCCGAGTCATCTCCGGAAGGCTATTCCGTGGTGTGGTGGGACCCGTGCGTGCTGGAGCTCGAACGACCGCCTGCACCAGCTCTGCGGCGCGAAGAGCTCATTGCACGCAACGCGCCAGAGCCCATCGTGAAGCGGGCGCTCACCGAGTATGAAGCGTGGCGCTCGTCGAAGCAGCAGGTGTTGGAGCACTCCAGCACGCCGTCGACACGCGTCTTGACGGTGCGGGCGCACGCGTCGCAAGCGTCCGATGTCGGCCCGACCGGACACGTGAGGTCGGGCGACGAAGGAGCAGGCGGCGACTCGCTCGTTTCCGCTGTGACGATCGATCGCGTGCACGGCGTGGAGGGCCAGGCGCGGCCCCGCGGCGCACGATTTGGGGCGCTCGTCCATTCTGTGTTGGGTCTCGTCCCAATCGAGGCAAGTCCCGGCCATGTAGGCGAGATCGTGGATCAACAGACGCGGATTCTTGGGGCGACGCCAGAGGAGCGTGCAGCCGCCGTGACGCTCATCGCGAGCACGCTCCGACATCCCGTCTTCGCACGCGCACGCGCCGCCGCCGCCCATGGTCGCCTGAGGCGCGAAACGCCTATTGCCCTGGTCGGAAACGACGGCGTGATCGTGGAAGGTGTGCTCGACCTTGCCTACGA is from Luteitalea sp. and encodes:
- a CDS encoding AAA family ATPase — protein: MHQSPPLVDAEDRERIRTSLDETMAVEAAAGTGKTTVLVDRIVNVIASGRADVDGIVAVTFTEKAAGELKLRLRAGLEQARQRQEGATRTLDKALARLEQAHVSTIHGFCADLLRERPVEAGVDPQFRTLTEDEAEGLFREAFRLWLPRTLENPPEGVRRALRRRSFDEEGPITRLERAGWTLTQWRDFPAPWRRDPFDRETTIDRLVASLDAFVALTREPADPADSFFSSIQAAHRLARDVSLAERVHPRDYDGLEGRLVSLARSSDFRRPRTGRRTVPYRQGLPRAEVLSAHEALLSGLDAFAQTADAHLAALLQTELHEPLDHYRAAKMRLGALDFLDLLLYARDLVRDHAEVRRDFQRRFTHIFVDEFQDTDPLQAELLLLIAANDPDLRDWRAAVPEAGKLFIVGDPKQSIYRFRRADVGVYQDVREQLRRAGAACPVLTTNFRSVPRLQRFVNAAFQPCIRADDVSLQAAYVPLSSSRVDEGSQPAVVALPVPDPYGGRDGRTVTERAIETSLPQAVGAFLAWLVNDSGWTITEREAPDQLAPVAARHVCLLFRRFDVRRFDGRLDDITRPYVEALESRGIPHLLVGGKSFHDREEIEAVRTALTALEWPDDELSIYGTLRGMLFGVRDELLFEYRRIVRRLHPFKRPTNPVPEQLSPIVAALDLLGELYTRRNSRPVAETIARLLDATRAHVALALRPAGEQALANVHHIVELARQYEAAGGFSFRGFVDALREEAERSRVAEAPVLEAGSDGVRLMTTHRAKGLEFPVVVLVDPGCKLSRGFASRWIDRHSVRAAVSLTGWAPVELREHEQEEALRDEAEAVRVAYVAATRARDLLVVPTVGDGPRHGGWLSPLNQAIYPDEDRRRDPLPAPRCPTFGNDSVRTRDVGATPIWNVRPGGHRFGGSESSPEGYSVVWWDPCVLELERPPAPALRREELIARNAPEPIVKRALTEYEAWRSSKQQVLEHSSTPSTRVLTVRAHASQASDVGPTGHVRSGDEGAGGDSLVSAVTIDRVHGVEGQARPRGARFGALVHSVLGLVPIEASPGHVGEIVDQQTRILGATPEERAAAVTLIASTLRHPVFARARAAAAHGRLRRETPIALVGNDGVIVEGVLDLAYEDEDGWVVVDFKTDQELDGALEQYQRQVAIYAEAIARATGRPSHGIILRL